A genomic window from Bradyrhizobium lupini includes:
- a CDS encoding LysR family transcriptional regulator, producing the protein MCIRHWFAWINYAKQIQHKKRYFLRYIGDMRSPMRRSEIPSLDDLRAFETAARLGSVRLAANSLALTHGAVSRRITKLSEDLGFNLFEKCGRGLSLTASGEVLNLTLGRFFTELATTVESLRAANAQQNSLVLSCEPSVAMRWLIPRLASFQAVHPDIALHLSVAGGPVEFRRDRIDMAIRRLDFALPEAWHVRRLFPERVGPVMSPQLAAVFASGNYIALGSKTRADAWSRWLSTHPSVRRPAEIRFYDHHFLIVEAALAGLGVALSPRVLATDDVDRGRLIAPAGFDPDESHYGLIWAGETELSGKANYLASWLQEQCNLI; encoded by the coding sequence TTGTGTATTCGCCATTGGTTCGCATGGATCAATTATGCTAAGCAAATTCAACATAAAAAGCGATATTTTTTGCGCTACATTGGTGATATGAGATCACCAATGAGGCGATCAGAAATACCTTCATTGGACGACTTGCGTGCGTTCGAGACCGCTGCGCGGCTGGGGTCGGTTCGGCTTGCCGCGAACAGCCTTGCCTTGACCCATGGGGCTGTGAGTCGCCGTATCACCAAACTGTCGGAAGACCTTGGCTTCAATCTCTTCGAAAAATGCGGACGTGGCTTGAGTCTCACTGCCTCTGGAGAAGTGCTCAACCTCACACTCGGCCGTTTCTTCACCGAGCTGGCGACAACCGTTGAGAGCTTGCGTGCTGCCAACGCACAGCAGAACTCCCTCGTTCTCTCATGCGAGCCTTCAGTCGCTATGCGCTGGCTTATTCCACGGCTTGCAAGCTTTCAGGCCGTCCATCCCGACATCGCTCTACATCTGTCAGTCGCCGGCGGCCCCGTCGAGTTTCGCCGCGATCGGATCGATATGGCTATACGTCGGCTCGACTTTGCGCTCCCAGAGGCGTGGCACGTCCGGCGCCTTTTTCCTGAAAGGGTAGGACCGGTCATGAGCCCTCAGCTCGCAGCGGTGTTTGCCTCAGGAAACTACATCGCCCTAGGTTCGAAGACTCGGGCGGACGCTTGGTCGCGATGGCTTTCCACCCACCCGTCGGTGCGGCGCCCCGCGGAGATACGCTTCTACGATCACCACTTCCTCATCGTCGAAGCAGCATTGGCGGGATTGGGCGTTGCCCTCAGCCCGCGGGTCCTTGCAACGGACGACGTAGATAGAGGGCGGCTCATCGCACCTGCCGGTTTCGATCCGGACGAAAGCCACTATGGCCTCATCTGGGCGGGAGAAACTGAACTGTCTGGGAAAGCGAACTATCTTGCTTCATGGCTGCAGGAACAGTGCAATCTGATCTAA
- a CDS encoding FAD-binding oxidoreductase produces the protein MSPHVERIHSDERLPAEADVVIVGGGILGATAAYYLAKRGLSVALLEKGHVACEQSSRNWGWCRQQNRDRRELPLSLISMRLWDELTRDINRDLGFRRCGLVYATHDEAVLAGWERWREVAREYDVDTRVLSRAEVAERVPEARDKWVGGTYSARDGKAEPALAAPAIAEGARILGATIHQGCAARALDLANGKIAGVHTEKGYIRTSAVLCAAGAWSSRFLRPLGISFPQASIRQTALRSTPTINIGEAVSTPYCTITRRLDGSYTLAISGKANLEITPQAIRYSREFMPQFLRRLKNVRIGVGQSFVSGPDSMTALLTNDDRIFEQNRVLDPPPLKWLVSQVVASVRKTFPQLGEIKLGSAWGGFVDCTPDAVPVVSKVDRVEGLVLAAGCSGHGFGLGPGLGYLAAQLLVNDTPCVDPAPFRLSRLTDGSKLDISAI, from the coding sequence ATGTCGCCCCATGTCGAGCGCATTCACAGCGATGAGCGTCTCCCGGCCGAGGCCGATGTCGTCATAGTCGGCGGCGGTATCCTCGGCGCTACGGCCGCCTATTACCTGGCGAAGCGCGGCCTCTCTGTGGCGCTCCTCGAGAAGGGTCACGTCGCCTGTGAACAATCGAGCCGAAACTGGGGTTGGTGCCGGCAGCAGAACCGCGATCGCCGCGAACTGCCACTCTCGTTGATCTCTATGCGGCTGTGGGACGAGCTCACGCGCGATATCAATCGGGACCTCGGATTTCGGCGCTGCGGACTCGTCTATGCGACCCACGACGAGGCTGTGCTCGCCGGCTGGGAAAGGTGGCGCGAGGTCGCCAGGGAGTACGACGTCGACACCCGCGTGCTGAGCCGGGCGGAGGTGGCCGAGCGCGTCCCCGAAGCGCGCGACAAATGGGTCGGCGGGACCTATTCGGCTCGGGACGGCAAGGCCGAACCTGCGCTCGCCGCGCCGGCTATCGCCGAAGGGGCCAGAATTCTGGGCGCCACGATCCACCAGGGATGCGCCGCGCGGGCGCTCGACTTGGCCAATGGCAAGATTGCAGGCGTGCACACGGAGAAGGGCTATATCAGAACCAGCGCGGTGCTTTGCGCCGCCGGCGCCTGGTCCTCGCGCTTCCTTCGGCCGCTCGGGATCAGTTTTCCCCAAGCGAGCATCCGTCAGACCGCGCTGCGTTCCACCCCGACAATCAACATAGGCGAGGCGGTCTCCACACCCTACTGCACGATCACGCGTCGACTGGACGGCAGCTATACGCTTGCGATCAGCGGCAAGGCGAACCTCGAAATCACGCCCCAGGCTATCCGGTACAGCCGGGAATTCATGCCGCAGTTCTTGCGTCGCCTGAAGAACGTCAGGATTGGCGTCGGCCAATCGTTCGTTTCGGGGCCGGATTCAATGACGGCGCTGCTGACCAACGACGATCGGATCTTCGAACAGAATCGCGTGCTGGATCCTCCGCCCTTGAAATGGCTGGTGAGCCAAGTGGTGGCGAGTGTCCGGAAAACCTTCCCCCAACTCGGCGAAATAAAGCTCGGTAGCGCTTGGGGCGGCTTCGTCGATTGCACGCCGGATGCAGTGCCTGTCGTGTCGAAGGTGGACCGGGTGGAAGGCCTCGTCCTCGCAGCGGGCTGCTCGGGTCACGGCTTCGGTTTGGGCCCGGGCCTTGGCTATCTGGCCGCACAGCTTCTCGTCAACGACACTCCTTGCGTCGATCCCGCACCGTTCCGGCTGTCGCGTCTGACCGATGGCTCGAAGCTGGACATCTCGGCCATCTGA
- the pdxA gene encoding 4-hydroxythreonine-4-phosphate dehydrogenase PdxA — protein sequence MTQSAPLAITMGDASGIGPEIVAKTLAKAGEGAVVFGSYAVMENIVHRLGLELTVRRIAGPEEARSEPRSIEVVEATQIIAPPPLGSVSAMSGQASFDAVVAAVAAAKAGKVSGIVTAPINKEAMASAGIRYPGHTEILADYGGAERVAMMLANDDIRTVLVTIHMSLRKAIDQADFDAQMSAIRLANEGGKALGIAAPRIAVAGLNPHAGEGGLFGDEEIQIIRPAIEAARAEGIDASGPWPGDTVYMQARKGRFDVVVAQYHDQGLIPVKYLGLEKGVNITLGLPFVRTSPDHGTAFDIAGRGIADTGSLETALAYARRLVAAQIKTKEGVV from the coding sequence ATGACCCAATCCGCTCCCCTCGCCATCACAATGGGCGATGCCTCCGGCATCGGCCCGGAGATCGTGGCGAAGACATTGGCCAAGGCCGGCGAAGGCGCGGTTGTATTCGGCAGCTACGCCGTGATGGAGAATATCGTCCATCGTTTGGGTCTCGAGCTGACGGTCAGGCGTATCGCCGGACCTGAAGAGGCGCGCTCTGAGCCGCGGTCCATCGAAGTTGTCGAGGCGACGCAAATCATCGCGCCGCCTCCGCTCGGGAGCGTCAGCGCCATGTCCGGCCAAGCTTCCTTCGATGCCGTCGTCGCCGCCGTCGCGGCAGCCAAGGCCGGCAAGGTCAGCGGCATCGTCACCGCACCGATCAACAAGGAAGCGATGGCAAGCGCGGGCATTCGCTATCCCGGGCACACCGAAATCCTCGCCGACTATGGTGGTGCGGAGCGCGTTGCGATGATGCTGGCCAACGATGATATCCGCACGGTTCTCGTCACCATCCACATGTCGCTGCGCAAAGCCATCGACCAAGCGGATTTCGATGCCCAGATGTCGGCGATCCGGCTCGCAAATGAGGGCGGCAAGGCCCTCGGGATCGCGGCGCCGCGCATTGCAGTGGCAGGGCTCAACCCCCATGCCGGCGAAGGTGGTCTCTTCGGCGACGAAGAAATCCAGATCATCCGGCCTGCGATCGAAGCGGCCCGCGCCGAGGGCATCGACGCCAGTGGCCCCTGGCCCGGGGACACTGTCTACATGCAGGCCCGCAAGGGCCGCTTCGATGTGGTCGTGGCCCAATATCACGATCAGGGCCTGATTCCGGTGAAATATCTCGGCCTCGAAAAGGGTGTGAACATCACGCTCGGCCTGCCGTTCGTCCGTACAAGCCCTGATCACGGCACGGCATTCGACATTGCGGGCCGAGGCATCGCCGACACCGGCAGTCTCGAGACCGCGCTGGCTTACGCGCGAAGGCTCGTCGCCGCGCAAATTAAGACCAAAGAAGGGGTAGTCTAA
- the thrC gene encoding threonine synthase, translated as MHYVSTRGHSGRRQFCETLLEGLAEDGGLYVPETYPRVDAATLDAWRALSYPSLAFEVLSLYVSDIPPADLKAICEKTYTPEIFGTSNIVPLRKLETRLYLQELSNGPTLAFKDVAMQLLGNLLEYELARRHDELNILGSTSGDTGSAAEYAMRGKKGVRVFMMSPLGRMSSFQQAQMFSLQDDNIHNIAIDGVFDDCQDIVKCVSSDLEFKRRYKIGAVNSINWARLVAQVVYYFSGYFQVSEGRSAGVDFSVPSGNFGNICAGHVARMMGLPISRLVLATNENDVLDEFFRSGIYRVRSRADTLETSSPSMDISKASNLERFVFDLLGRDARRTKSLFENQLRECGSFDLSGDPSFVTAAARFGFRSGRSTHADRLATIRDTWDRYHTMIDPHTADGVTVGRMHVSPEAPMLVLETAQPIKFATTIKEALGRQPDRPQRFDGLEGLPRRVKVLPPDAQAVKNYIADITQGATC; from the coding sequence GGCGGGCTGTACGTACCTGAGACCTACCCGCGTGTGGACGCCGCTACATTGGATGCGTGGCGTGCCTTGTCCTATCCCAGCCTGGCCTTCGAGGTCCTGTCGCTCTACGTCAGCGATATTCCGCCCGCTGACCTGAAGGCAATCTGCGAAAAGACCTACACGCCCGAGATCTTTGGAACCTCGAACATCGTTCCGCTTCGAAAGCTGGAGACGCGGCTTTACCTCCAGGAATTGTCGAACGGTCCTACGCTGGCGTTCAAGGACGTGGCCATGCAGTTGCTCGGCAATCTGCTCGAGTACGAACTGGCACGCCGGCACGACGAATTGAACATTCTTGGGTCGACCAGTGGCGACACCGGGAGCGCTGCGGAATACGCAATGCGCGGCAAGAAAGGGGTGCGGGTCTTCATGATGTCGCCCCTCGGACGGATGAGCTCCTTTCAGCAAGCTCAGATGTTCAGCCTGCAGGACGACAACATCCACAACATCGCCATAGATGGCGTGTTCGACGACTGCCAAGACATCGTCAAATGTGTGTCCAGCGATCTGGAATTCAAACGACGATATAAGATAGGTGCAGTGAATTCGATCAACTGGGCCCGACTGGTCGCGCAGGTCGTCTATTACTTCTCCGGCTATTTTCAAGTCTCCGAAGGGAGGTCAGCAGGCGTTGACTTTTCCGTGCCTTCAGGAAACTTCGGAAACATCTGCGCTGGTCATGTTGCGCGCATGATGGGACTTCCAATATCCCGTCTCGTCCTTGCGACCAACGAAAACGACGTGCTCGACGAGTTTTTCCGCAGCGGCATTTATCGCGTCAGAAGCCGAGCTGACACGCTTGAAACATCGAGTCCTTCCATGGACATCTCCAAGGCGTCAAATCTCGAACGTTTCGTGTTCGACTTGCTCGGTCGCGACGCCCGTCGGACGAAATCGCTGTTTGAGAACCAACTTCGGGAATGCGGTTCGTTTGACCTCAGCGGTGATCCCAGCTTCGTAACGGCGGCGGCGCGTTTCGGATTCCGCAGCGGCAGGAGCACCCATGCCGATCGACTGGCGACGATCCGTGACACGTGGGATCGCTACCACACAATGATCGATCCTCACACTGCGGATGGTGTGACGGTCGGGCGCATGCATGTGAGCCCCGAGGCGCCGATGCTTGTGCTCGAAACTGCACAGCCAATCAAATTCGCTACGACGATCAAGGAAGCGTTAGGCCGGCAACCAGATCGTCCGCAACGGTTCGATGGACTAGAAGGGCTGCCGAGGCGAGTCAAAGTCCTTCCCCCGGATGCACAAGCTGTAAAGAACTACATTGCGGACATCACGCAGGGTGCAACCTGTTGA
- a CDS encoding aldehyde dehydrogenase family protein produces MTSAVRYLTEAGFLGKFYIDGEWRKPTGLATAIVVNPAIEQPVAEIALGDDEDVDCAVAAARKAFTGWSRKPAAERAALLDRVHGLLLDRLELFAQAITCEMGAAITYARRAQVPLAAEHIRVARDNLATYPFIAARGSTAIMREAIGVCGLITPWNWPLYQITAKVAPALAAGCTVVLKPSELSPLSALLFAKVMDDADCPPGVFNLVNGAGPVVGTGLASHPQVDMISITGSTRAGVLVAQAAAPTVKRVAQELGGKSPNIILPDADLSRAVPLGVAAAFRNLGQSCSAPTRMLVSRSQMAKVEILAAAAASELVVGDPLAESTTHGPIANPPQFERIQAMIGIGLEEGAKLVIGGPGRPNDLQVGLYAQPTIFSNVNRDMRIAQEEIFGPVLSIIPYDKVDGAVEIANDTVYGLGAHVQGTDIETMQAVAGQIRSGQVHLNYPDWDPNAPFGGYKRSGNGREYGREGMEEYLETKAVLGFYR; encoded by the coding sequence ATGACCTCGGCCGTTCGATACCTGACGGAAGCCGGCTTCCTCGGCAAATTTTACATCGACGGAGAATGGCGGAAGCCGACCGGGTTGGCGACGGCGATCGTCGTCAATCCGGCGATCGAGCAGCCGGTCGCAGAAATCGCGCTCGGCGATGATGAGGATGTAGACTGCGCGGTCGCAGCCGCGAGAAAAGCCTTTACCGGCTGGTCCCGTAAGCCGGCTGCCGAGCGGGCGGCGCTGCTCGACCGGGTTCACGGTTTGCTTCTCGATAGGCTGGAGCTGTTTGCGCAGGCCATCACGTGCGAGATGGGGGCCGCCATCACTTACGCGCGCCGCGCCCAGGTGCCGCTCGCTGCCGAACATATCCGCGTCGCGCGTGACAATCTCGCGACCTATCCGTTCATCGCCGCGCGCGGCAGCACCGCGATTATGCGCGAGGCAATCGGCGTCTGTGGTCTCATCACCCCCTGGAATTGGCCCCTCTACCAGATTACGGCCAAGGTCGCTCCGGCGCTGGCAGCTGGCTGCACGGTGGTGTTGAAGCCGAGCGAACTTTCGCCGCTGAGTGCCCTGTTGTTCGCCAAGGTGATGGACGATGCCGACTGTCCGCCCGGCGTCTTCAACCTCGTCAACGGGGCAGGTCCAGTCGTGGGGACCGGTCTGGCGTCGCATCCGCAAGTCGACATGATCTCGATCACCGGCTCGACGCGGGCAGGCGTTCTCGTCGCGCAAGCAGCGGCGCCCACCGTCAAGCGCGTCGCACAGGAGCTCGGCGGCAAGTCACCGAACATCATCTTGCCGGATGCGGATTTGAGCCGGGCTGTTCCGCTCGGTGTCGCCGCCGCCTTCCGCAATCTCGGCCAATCCTGCAGCGCACCGACGCGTATGCTTGTGTCCCGCTCACAGATGGCAAAGGTCGAGATCCTGGCGGCGGCGGCCGCTTCTGAATTGGTGGTCGGCGATCCGCTTGCGGAAAGCACGACCCATGGTCCGATCGCCAACCCGCCGCAGTTCGAGCGTATCCAGGCCATGATCGGCATCGGCCTGGAGGAAGGCGCCAAGCTTGTCATTGGCGGGCCGGGGCGGCCCAACGACCTTCAGGTCGGCCTCTATGCGCAGCCGACCATCTTCTCGAACGTCAATCGCGACATGAGAATTGCGCAGGAGGAGATATTCGGCCCGGTGCTGTCGATCATTCCCTACGATAAGGTCGACGGGGCGGTCGAGATCGCCAACGATACCGTCTACGGCCTCGGCGCGCATGTGCAGGGCACGGATATTGAAACGATGCAGGCGGTCGCCGGGCAGATCCGGTCTGGTCAAGTTCATCTCAACTATCCCGACTGGGACCCGAACGCACCTTTTGGCGGATACAAGCGTTCCGGAAACGGCAGGGAATACGGCCGCGAGGGCATGGAAGAATATCTCGAGACCAAGGCCGTTCTCGGATTCTATCGATGA
- a CDS encoding cupin domain-containing protein, translating to MGLRFIFMLTRNDRTVGDASEQLKTALRLGVRHIGFKDIGLPIDRLKVLNRVIKADGATSYLEVVSLDRQSEIVSAKAAVEIGVDVLLGGTHVDDVLPILAGTGIQYCPFPGRITGHPSVLEGSIEEIVESAQALAVPEGVYGLDLLAYRSKEDVPALIKAVCAAVPKPVYVAGSIDTPERIAILKDAGVAGFTIGTAALDGKYPADDKDVARQLGAIIRDVAALNRHLSPLHKKNLASSFGQLKETWSPKIAGQINDMQIKLAKFAGEFAWRFHRSGDELFLVHKGRLLMKFRDRDEIIEQGEFIVVPHGVEHCPVALDDVCEVVLLEPGTSMDAGTAHDLEG from the coding sequence ATGGGCCTTCGCTTTATCTTCATGCTCACGCGCAACGATCGCACCGTCGGGGACGCCTCTGAACAACTCAAGACCGCCCTGAGGCTTGGCGTTCGCCACATCGGTTTCAAGGACATCGGCCTGCCGATTGATCGACTCAAAGTTCTCAACCGGGTCATCAAGGCAGACGGCGCCACCTCCTATCTCGAAGTCGTCTCACTCGACCGGCAAAGTGAGATCGTTTCGGCGAAAGCGGCGGTTGAAATCGGCGTCGACGTCTTGCTCGGCGGCACACATGTTGACGACGTGTTGCCGATCCTTGCTGGCACCGGCATTCAATACTGCCCCTTCCCGGGTCGCATCACCGGTCATCCGAGCGTGCTCGAAGGGAGCATCGAGGAGATCGTTGAGAGCGCCCAGGCGCTCGCCGTGCCGGAGGGCGTGTATGGCCTCGACCTGCTCGCCTATCGCTCCAAGGAAGACGTCCCGGCCCTCATCAAGGCGGTGTGCGCGGCGGTGCCCAAGCCCGTCTATGTGGCCGGCTCGATTGATACGCCTGAGCGGATCGCCATCCTGAAGGACGCAGGAGTCGCCGGCTTCACTATCGGCACGGCCGCGTTGGACGGCAAGTATCCGGCCGACGACAAGGACGTCGCTCGCCAGCTTGGGGCCATCATCCGTGACGTGGCCGCTCTGAACCGGCATCTCTCGCCGCTCCACAAGAAGAACCTGGCCAGCTCGTTCGGGCAGCTCAAGGAGACTTGGTCTCCGAAGATCGCGGGTCAGATTAACGACATGCAGATCAAGCTCGCCAAGTTCGCGGGCGAGTTCGCCTGGCGCTTTCACAGGAGCGGTGACGAACTCTTCCTGGTGCACAAAGGCCGCCTGCTGATGAAGTTTCGTGATCGGGACGAGATCATCGAGCAAGGCGAGTTCATCGTGGTCCCGCATGGGGTAGAGCATTGCCCTGTCGCGCTGGACGACGTCTGCGAGGTCGTGCTGCTCGAACCCGGCACATCCATGGATGCCGGCACCGCTCACGACCTCGAAGGCTAG
- a CDS encoding alanine racemase: MQRPDMRRTDSQNAAPREITATVGALATPALLLDKDRLDRNLARLSSRMAAAGVVLRPHMKTAKSIEVARRAYPSGPGPITVSTLAEAEYFAQYGFRDVTYAVGVAPHTAERAMRLRKAGVDLKVLLDSPEQAAMLGTAARAAGVTPSAFIEIDCDGHRGGLTATDPKLIAVAAALAEAGVTLAGILTHAGESYSLCSSDALVAAAENERAVAVAAAETLRAAGHECPVVSVGSTPTAHFAEGLTGVTEMRAGVYMFFDLVMHGVGVCTTDDIAISVLATVIGTKPEKGWILVDAGWMALSRDRGTVAQRVDQGYGLVCDLSGQLYPNLIVAQASQEHGILAIRSRSAAALPHIPIGAKVRILPNHACATASQHELYNVISAGSDAIEAQWPRMRGW; this comes from the coding sequence ATGCAACGCCCCGATATGCGCCGGACGGATAGCCAGAACGCCGCGCCACGCGAGATAACCGCGACGGTCGGCGCACTGGCGACGCCGGCCCTCCTGCTCGACAAAGACCGGCTGGATCGCAATCTCGCCCGTCTGTCCTCTCGTATGGCCGCGGCTGGCGTCGTGCTGCGCCCCCATATGAAAACCGCGAAATCCATCGAGGTTGCCCGGCGCGCCTATCCCTCCGGGCCGGGGCCGATCACGGTCTCCACCTTGGCGGAGGCTGAGTACTTCGCGCAGTACGGTTTCCGGGACGTGACATATGCCGTCGGCGTGGCACCGCACACCGCTGAAAGGGCGATGCGTCTCCGCAAAGCCGGCGTTGACCTTAAGGTGCTGCTCGATTCGCCTGAACAGGCGGCGATGTTGGGCACGGCAGCGCGTGCCGCCGGCGTGACGCCCTCCGCCTTCATCGAGATCGACTGCGACGGCCATCGCGGCGGGCTGACCGCCACCGATCCCAAGCTCATCGCCGTCGCGGCGGCCCTGGCCGAGGCCGGCGTCACGCTCGCCGGCATTCTCACCCATGCCGGCGAATCCTACAGCCTTTGCTCGTCCGATGCCCTCGTCGCGGCCGCAGAGAACGAAAGGGCCGTGGCCGTGGCGGCCGCGGAGACATTGCGGGCGGCGGGGCATGAATGCCCGGTCGTAAGTGTCGGTTCGACGCCGACCGCCCATTTCGCCGAAGGCCTGACCGGCGTCACGGAGATGCGGGCCGGCGTCTACATGTTCTTCGATCTGGTGATGCACGGCGTCGGTGTCTGCACGACCGACGACATCGCGATCTCGGTTCTCGCCACCGTCATCGGCACGAAGCCGGAGAAGGGATGGATTTTGGTCGATGCGGGCTGGATGGCACTGTCACGTGATCGCGGTACCGTGGCGCAGCGGGTCGACCAAGGTTACGGTCTCGTCTGCGATCTGTCCGGCCAACTCTATCCGAATCTGATCGTCGCGCAGGCGAGCCAGGAGCACGGCATCCTCGCCATAAGGTCCAGATCGGCTGCAGCCCTCCCGCATATCCCGATCGGCGCGAAGGTCAGGATTCTGCCCAATCATGCCTGCGCGACGGCGTCACAGCACGAACTTTACAATGTCATCTCGGCGGGAAGTGACGCAATCGAAGCTCAGTGGCCGCGGATGCGCGGCTGGTAG
- a CDS encoding GNAT family N-acetyltransferase, whose product MATEATQAGEREIEDVALIAFARAHLKGALKLSQEMSWPYLLKDWEFALQLGRGFVVTSAGAVVGTALWWPYGDTHASAGMVIVSKAVQGRGYGARLMDALLAAARPRIVTLNSTAEGLALYARRGFASIGMLHQHHGVPGQGRDMPPVGNVRAMVPSDFEAIVGLDHEATGWMRREMLNRLIEVGCGYVLLRDGIPRGYAISRLFGRGHVIGPVIAESPTDARALIGAALAPLGSVFVRIDTSASSQLGDWLGNIGLQKVSDATTMVLGTQMPWTGPARTFAVANQSFG is encoded by the coding sequence ATGGCAACCGAAGCTACCCAAGCCGGAGAACGCGAGATTGAAGACGTGGCCCTGATCGCTTTCGCGAGAGCGCATCTGAAAGGTGCCTTGAAGCTCTCGCAGGAGATGTCTTGGCCGTATCTGCTCAAGGATTGGGAATTTGCGCTGCAGCTTGGCCGCGGTTTCGTGGTGACGAGTGCGGGTGCTGTGGTGGGGACCGCGCTGTGGTGGCCTTACGGCGACACCCATGCTTCCGCCGGAATGGTCATCGTCTCGAAAGCCGTTCAGGGACGGGGGTACGGGGCCCGGCTGATGGACGCGCTGCTCGCGGCGGCACGACCACGAATCGTCACGCTGAATTCGACCGCCGAAGGCCTTGCGCTTTACGCACGCCGCGGCTTCGCCAGCATCGGCATGCTGCACCAGCATCATGGCGTTCCTGGCCAGGGCCGCGACATGCCGCCGGTCGGAAACGTCAGAGCGATGGTTCCGTCCGACTTCGAGGCCATAGTCGGTCTCGATCACGAGGCCACCGGCTGGATGAGGCGCGAGATGCTGAACCGGCTGATCGAGGTCGGTTGCGGCTATGTCCTGCTGCGTGACGGCATACCCCGCGGCTACGCCATTTCCCGTCTCTTCGGCCGCGGGCATGTCATCGGCCCTGTGATCGCCGAAAGCCCGACCGATGCGCGCGCATTGATCGGGGCCGCGCTCGCGCCCCTCGGGAGTGTTTTCGTCCGGATCGACACCTCGGCCTCCTCGCAACTCGGTGACTGGCTTGGAAACATCGGCCTGCAGAAGGTCAGCGACGCCACCACCATGGTCTTGGGGACGCAGATGCCATGGACCGGGCCGGCGCGCACGTTCGCGGTCGCCAACCAGTCGTTCGGCTAG